In the Desulfosporosinus acidiphilus SJ4 genome, TATAAATTTCGGATGCGGGATGTTGATGAAGTAGTTTATTTTATTGGGTATTCAGACGATAATACCAAAAAAAGAGGCTTTGATCCGTTTGATATGTATGGAGAGTACTATGGTTGCTTTGATATCCAGTATCTTAATGATCAGGGTGAATATGTGCGATTGTAGTTTGGTTTGAACGAAGTTTGTAAGAGTTAGGAAAAAGGGCTAGAGGCAATGCTTCTGGCCTTATTCTTATAATATGTTATTTTTTGACTTTGTTTGTATAATCCCCAAGGACTAATCTGAAAGTGAACTTGTTCAGCTAAAGCTGAACATCAGGGCTTCGATGGCGATAGTTTCCAATGGAGAGTTCCTATATTATATAAGTTGGACGGGGGTTATATAGTTTTTTTATATTGGAAAAGGAGTGGGAAACATGGATGAAGTTAATCTGGAAGGGGTAACGAAAAAGTTACCTTTGGTTCCGGGAATTAATGGGAAAGATGAATATTTCAATTCTGCCGTCTTAGTACTATTGATGTTAATAGATGGTCAGTACCATTTTGTCTTTGAGAAAAGAGCGGCCTTAATTAGACAGGCAGGTGAGATTTGTTTCCCGGGGGGGAAGTTTGATCCGAAGAAGGATAAAAACTATCAGGAAACAGCCGTTCGAGAAACCGAAGAGGAACTGGGCATAACGGCTGACCGGATAAAAATTATCGGGCCTTTGGATACCGTGATTTCCACCATTGGAACAACAGTGGATGCCTTTTTGGGTATTCTTGATGTAGAAAGCTTAGAGAACTTAAGTATAAACATCCCGGAAGTTGAGCGGATTTTTACAGTACCTGTTTCGCATTTCGAAGCTAATGAACCTGATGTATATCAAGTAATCCTTGAAGTTCATCCTTCTCACCTCAATCAAGCAGGCGAAGAAGTGGTAACATTTCCTGCCAAGGAATTGGGCCTCCCCGAACGCTATCATAAACAGTGGGGAAATGTGAAAAGCAATATTTATGTTTATAAGGTCAATGACGTTACAATTTGGGGGATTACGGCTCGGCTGATCAGGGATGTTGTAAGAAAGATTAAGGAAATTTAATCCTCAGGAAGGCAAAATTAGTGAACAAAGCAGGAATCGTGTGTATTTTTAGAGAATTTTAAGTGTATTGAAGTAACTGGATTATTGAAGCTAACTATTATTTGGAGGTGTTTCAAAAAATGGAGCAATTATCAGATTTCCCTGTTCAGGTAACCATACCAATCGCTTGGGGCGAGATGGATTCCTATGGCCATATTAATAACATCTATTATTTAAGATATTTCGAAATAGCCCGGATTCAGTATTTTCGTGAAATGGGCTTAATGGATATGAAACTAGAGACAGGACTTGGTCCAATCTTGGCTCAGACGACATGTAAGTATCTTAAACCATTACAATATCCGGATCAAATCGTCGTAGGGGCGAAGATAAAATCAATGAGTAAGTCAAGTTTTGTGATGGAACACCTGATCGTCAGCGAAAAGATTGGAGTTGCCGCTTCTGGAGAAGGGGTAATTGTCATGTATGATTACAATGCGGCACAGAAGGCAGAAATACCCGCCACCATTAGAAGTCAAATTGAGGAATTTGAGAAAAAAACGTTCACAAATTAAAGTGTCAAAGTGTCATAAATGATCTCTGTAATATCCGTAAGATCCGTAAACTACAGACTTGTACGGTTTAAAAACTGTTTTAAAGATCATGTGAAACTAAGAGGGCTCATCGCATCATGCTGTTGCGAACTTACGATCGATTGAAAATAGATTGGGGATAAGGTATGTCGCAAATAATAAATACGACATTAAATGACTTTACTTTAAGATTTGCCGAAATTGACGATGTTCCGCTAATTTTAAGTTTCATCAGAGAGCTGGCCGAGTATGAAAAAATGCTCTCCGCAGTAGTAGCAACAGAGGAAGATCTAAAGGAATCGTTGTTCCAACGCAAGATGGCTGAGGTTATTATTGGGGAATATAAAAATCAGCCAGTAGGTTTTGCTTTATTCTTTCATAACTTTTCTACATTTCTTGGGAAGCCTGGAATATATCTTGAGGATCTTTATATAAAACCGGAAATGCGCGGCAAGGGATTGGGCAAAATAATACTTTCTTTCCTTGCCCAATTGGTTATTGAGCGTAAATGTGGACGCTTAGAATGGTGGTGTTTAGACTGGAACAAGCCTTCCATAGAATTTTATAAACAGTTAGGTGCAGTTCCAATGGATGACTGGACAGTCTATAGAGTTTGTGACGAAGCACTGCATAAATTGCGAGAAACTTTTCGGAGTCATGAGGAAGAGACAATGAAAGAATGAAGAGTTTATGTAATACTGATCTAAAAAGGCTATGACGAATATGACATAGCCTTTTGGTTTACGTAAAGAAATATATTTTTAGGAGTGGAAGGTCTAGGCTTGATTTTGCCGAATGACTAGTTAATTGAGTTAGTTTCATAATTCATACCCCTTGATATAAGCGGGCTTTTTACCCGTAAAAAAAGGAGTACCTCCCCAAAATCTCGAAAGTGTAAGTGACCAAACAAACACCGAGAGGTTGAAAGGAGAACTCCCAATGTTTAGTATTCGCCAAGAACGTCTATTTTCCTTGGAAGAAATCTTAGAAATGTCACCGAAAGAATCGTATCCGCTTCTATTGGATCCGCTGAATATTACTCCTTTGTTGAGAGTGGTTTCAAAAAAGGCATTTTTGGGAGCTCCAACCACGCTTAACTATTCAGCCATGATCTATTCTTTATTCATTCGAGTGATCGAACGAATTCCTACGATCAAAGATTTACGAAAACGATTAAAAAACAGCTTGGAATTCCGTTTCGACTGCGGCTTTACGATGGCTGATGCAGTTCCTAGCGAGTCCTCTTATACTCGAATGATTCAAAAAATCAAGGGTTCTTCTGCTTTGGAAAAAATTCAAAATGAACTAGTCTCTCAGGCGTTTCAAGAAGGCTTCATCGATGGGGATGTTATAGCCATCGATGCTACTCATATTGAAGCGAGAGACCGTAAACCTGAGAAAAAGAAAGACGAAGAGGTTCCAGTCAAGCAAACCTCCAAAAAACGCGGACGAAAACCCAAATCGGAACGGGAGAAATGGCTCAAAGAACAACAGGAACTGGAAGAGAATCGACCCCTCTTTGAGAAGAAAATTGAAGCTCAACTTCCTCTTGATTTCAAGACGATCGAACAGCAAATCCCGCAAGATCCTCACTGGGGAATTAAGAAAAACTCCGAGGGCAAAAACGTCTTTTGGTTCGGGTTCAAAGGTCATCTTCTCGTGGACTGTAAAAGCCAATACATTTTAAAGTCCTTACTTTCCTCGGGAAATGTCAATGATGGCAAAATGGCGATTCCTCTACTCAAGGCTCTTCATGAACTTCACCCCCAGCTGAAGCCTTCCTATTCGCTTTTGGATGCTGGTTACGATTACAGCCCAATTTACCAACAAGCAAAAGCCATGGGGTCAAGGGCCCTGATTGATTACAATCCACGCAATGAACAACTACCCGAAGACAAGGACAAATACTTTTGCCCTAAGTGTCAAGAAGGTCATTCCTACCGATATGATAGCTATGATTCCCGATACGACACGTTGAAATATACTCAACCCAAGAAGTGCAAAGAGTG is a window encoding:
- a CDS encoding IS1182 family transposase; translation: MFSIRQERLFSLEEILEMSPKESYPLLLDPLNITPLLRVVSKKAFLGAPTTLNYSAMIYSLFIRVIERIPTIKDLRKRLKNSLEFRFDCGFTMADAVPSESSYTRMIQKIKGSSALEKIQNELVSQAFQEGFIDGDVIAIDATHIEARDRKPEKKKDEEVPVKQTSKKRGRKPKSEREKWLKEQQELEENRPLFEKKIEAQLPLDFKTIEQQIPQDPHWGIKKNSEGKNVFWFGFKGHLLVDCKSQYILKSLLSSGNVNDGKMAIPLLKALHELHPQLKPSYSLLDAGYDYSPIYQQAKAMGSRALIDYNPRNEQLPEDKDKYFCPKCQEGHSYRYDSYDSRYDTLKYTQPKKCKECPLKENNQCQKVFKVKVSSDPRKYTVPARGSGRYFELYKQRTAVERVNAYLKEYFQLNNIRHRGNVAKIDFEFSILTYTLCKLAVDRLNKFKRIAAA
- a CDS encoding GNAT family N-acetyltransferase; translated protein: MSQIINTTLNDFTLRFAEIDDVPLILSFIRELAEYEKMLSAVVATEEDLKESLFQRKMAEVIIGEYKNQPVGFALFFHNFSTFLGKPGIYLEDLYIKPEMRGKGLGKIILSFLAQLVIERKCGRLEWWCLDWNKPSIEFYKQLGAVPMDDWTVYRVCDEALHKLRETFRSHEEETMKE
- a CDS encoding acyl-CoA thioesterase, which produces MEQLSDFPVQVTIPIAWGEMDSYGHINNIYYLRYFEIARIQYFREMGLMDMKLETGLGPILAQTTCKYLKPLQYPDQIVVGAKIKSMSKSSFVMEHLIVSEKIGVAASGEGVIVMYDYNAAQKAEIPATIRSQIEEFEKKTFTN
- a CDS encoding NUDIX hydrolase produces the protein MDEVNLEGVTKKLPLVPGINGKDEYFNSAVLVLLMLIDGQYHFVFEKRAALIRQAGEICFPGGKFDPKKDKNYQETAVRETEEELGITADRIKIIGPLDTVISTIGTTVDAFLGILDVESLENLSINIPEVERIFTVPVSHFEANEPDVYQVILEVHPSHLNQAGEEVVTFPAKELGLPERYHKQWGNVKSNIYVYKVNDVTIWGITARLIRDVVRKIKEI